A region of Epinephelus fuscoguttatus linkage group LG1, E.fuscoguttatus.final_Chr_v1 DNA encodes the following proteins:
- the park7 gene encoding Parkinson disease protein 7 homolog, with the protein MAGKRALVILSKGAEEMETVIPVDIMRRAGIAVTVAGLTGKEPVQCSRNVLICPDTSLEEASTQGPYDVVLLPGGMPGAQNLAESPAVKEVLKNQDGRKGLIAAICAGPTALLAHGIGFGSTVTTHPAMKEKMMAGDHYKYSEARVQKDGHYITSRGPGTSFEFALTIVEELMGAEVAAQVKAPLVMKD; encoded by the exons ATGGCAGGAAAGAGAGCGTTAGTGATCCTGTCTAAAGGTGCAGAGGAGATGGAGACTGTTATCCCTGTGGACATCATGCGGAGAGCTGGG ATCGCAGTGACGGTTGCAGGACTGACGGGCAAAGAGCCAGTCCAGTGCAGCAGAAACGTCCTCATCTGTCCTGATACCAGCCTGGAGGAGGCCAGCACACAG ggCCCATACGATGTGGTGCTGCTGCCAGGAGGGATGCCAGGGGCCCAGAATCTGGCAGAG TCTCCTGCTGTGAAGGAGGTGCTGAAGAATCAAGATGGCAGAAAAGGCCTGATTGCAGCCATCTGTGCAG GTCCCACGGCTCTTCTGGCACATGGCATCGGGTTCGGCAGCACAGTCACCACACATCCTGCCATGAAGGAGAAAATGATGGCTGGag acCACTATAAATATTCAGAGGCTCGAGTACAGAAGGATGGACATTACATCACCAGCCGTGGGCCAGGAACCAGTTTTGAGTTTGCCCTGACGATTGTAGAGGAACTTATGGGGGCTGAGGTTGCAGCTCAAGTCAAGGCTCCTCTTGTTATGAAAGACTGA